The following proteins are encoded in a genomic region of Dokdonia donghaensis DSW-1:
- a CDS encoding glycosyltransferase family 4 protein, whose translation MPHKKVLLIGPLPEPTTGVSLANQVVSSVLKNEGYNVTEVNTSFSYLDEELGVFSFKKLWHNLKYNTQAFKVFSNHIIYFTPGQTFFGVLKYAVFIVFAALSRKRIITHIHGNHLGTAYHQMTGIKRWVTKKLMSLSSDGIVLSESLKPNLTPFLDEKNIHILPNFAQEYLKTDITKNYASPRFIYLSNLMQEKGIIIFLKTLLELQNHNVSYQAQIGGAVTKEMWMQVKPLLLQLKNVDYKGVVMGEEKKALFEWGNVFVLPTYYKMEGQPISILEAMATGSLIITTTQGGIPDIIKNGEQGLFVEKQNVEDLVLKMKSIASNPKIISDIGVKNQVHFSKNFTMKAFTSRLITIFRK comes from the coding sequence ATGCCTCATAAAAAAGTTCTTCTTATTGGACCACTACCAGAGCCTACCACTGGTGTGTCGCTAGCAAATCAAGTTGTAAGTAGCGTGCTTAAAAATGAGGGCTATAACGTTACAGAGGTAAATACATCCTTTAGTTATCTAGATGAAGAGCTGGGCGTATTTTCCTTTAAAAAGCTTTGGCACAACCTTAAGTATAATACACAGGCGTTTAAAGTTTTTTCAAACCACATTATTTATTTCACTCCAGGACAAACGTTTTTTGGGGTTCTTAAATATGCAGTTTTTATAGTTTTTGCTGCGCTTTCGCGAAAGCGTATCATCACCCATATACACGGCAATCACCTAGGTACAGCTTACCATCAAATGACCGGTATAAAAAGATGGGTTACAAAGAAACTTATGTCTTTATCTAGCGACGGGATTGTGCTGTCTGAGTCATTAAAACCAAATTTAACACCCTTTCTAGATGAAAAAAATATTCATATTCTACCCAATTTTGCTCAAGAGTATTTAAAAACAGATATCACAAAAAACTACGCCTCTCCACGGTTTATCTATTTGAGTAACCTAATGCAAGAAAAAGGAATTATAATATTTTTAAAAACACTTCTAGAACTTCAAAACCATAATGTTTCTTACCAAGCTCAAATAGGTGGAGCTGTCACAAAAGAAATGTGGATGCAAGTAAAACCATTATTACTGCAACTCAAAAATGTAGACTATAAAGGTGTGGTAATGGGAGAAGAAAAGAAAGCCCTTTTTGAGTGGGGTAATGTCTTTGTGCTGCCTACATATTATAAAATGGAAGGGCAGCCCATATCTATCTTAGAAGCAATGGCAACGGGTAGTCTAATAATTACCACAACGCAAGGAGGAATACCAGACATTATAAAAAATGGAGAGCAAGGTCTCTTTGTTGAAAAACAAAATGTAGAAGATCTCGTTTTAAAGATGAAAAGTATTGCCAGTAATCCCAAGATTATTTCTGATATTGGGGTTAAAAATCAGGTACATTTTAGTAAAAACTTCACGATGAAGGCATTTACCAGTAGACTCATAACCATATTTAGAAAGTAG
- a CDS encoding putative colanic acid biosynthesis acetyltransferase — protein sequence MEYQNLDQYKTPKGFRGRSALIVQLWRVVYVIFFKHSPQFLYGWRRFILRCFGAQVGKNVIIRPSAQITYPWKLNLGDHCWIGDEVVLYTLGPITIGANAVISQRSYLCTGSHDYRSSHFDIYAMPIHIAEKCWLATDVYVAPGVSVGAGTVIGARSSVFKNVPAGKVCIGSPLVILKDRIE from the coding sequence GTGGAATACCAGAATTTAGATCAATATAAAACGCCAAAGGGTTTTCGTGGGCGGTCTGCTCTTATAGTACAACTATGGCGTGTGGTATATGTTATTTTCTTTAAACACTCTCCACAGTTTTTGTACGGCTGGAGACGTTTTATTTTGAGATGTTTTGGCGCACAAGTGGGCAAAAATGTCATCATAAGACCTAGCGCTCAGATAACCTACCCCTGGAAGTTAAACCTAGGTGATCACTGCTGGATAGGAGATGAGGTCGTTTTGTACACTTTAGGACCTATTACGATAGGTGCAAATGCCGTTATATCACAACGTAGTTATTTATGTACAGGCTCGCACGACTATCGCTCATCTCATTTTGATATTTATGCAATGCCTATACACATAGCAGAGAAGTGCTGGCTGGCTACAGATGTGTATGTAGCACCAGGAGTATCTGTAGGTGCTGGTACCGTAATAGGTGCTAGAAGTAGCGTTTTTAAAAACGTACCAGCAGGTAAGGTATGTATAGGTTCTCCACTAGTTATATTAAAAGATCGTATTGAATAA
- a CDS encoding GDP-L-fucose synthase family protein, which translates to MPKEAKIYVAGHRGLVGSAIVKALIAKGYTNIVTRTHEELDLTDTLATATFFKTEKPAYVFLAAAKVGGIIANNTYRADFLYLNLMIQNNVIHQSYKHGVEKLLFLGSTCIYPKNAPQPMPEDALLTGTLEYTNEPYAIAKIAGIKLCESYNLQYGTDFLSVMPTNLYGYNDNFDFEKSHVLPALIRKMHLAKLLSEGKNDEVCKDLEVSAFAKAQPILKKFGISAESVEIWGTGSPRREFLWSQDMADACVHIMEKTSFEQVRGDSNEVRNTHINIGTGIDISIKELAMLIKSTVGFKGKLAFDTSKPDGTPRKLTNVDKLHELGWKHTVNLEEGVVNLYNWYLKKK; encoded by the coding sequence ATACCTAAAGAGGCAAAAATTTATGTTGCAGGCCATAGAGGCCTTGTGGGAAGTGCAATTGTAAAGGCACTTATTGCAAAGGGTTACACAAATATTGTGACGCGTACTCACGAAGAACTAGATCTCACAGATACCCTTGCCACAGCAACATTTTTTAAAACAGAAAAACCGGCATATGTTTTTCTGGCTGCCGCAAAAGTGGGTGGCATCATAGCAAATAATACGTACAGAGCAGATTTTTTGTATCTCAACCTTATGATACAAAACAACGTGATACACCAGAGCTACAAGCACGGAGTTGAAAAATTACTCTTTTTAGGTAGTACCTGTATTTACCCAAAAAATGCACCACAGCCTATGCCAGAAGATGCGTTGCTCACAGGTACACTAGAGTATACAAATGAGCCCTATGCCATTGCAAAAATCGCAGGAATCAAGCTTTGCGAGAGTTACAATCTTCAGTACGGGACAGATTTTCTATCGGTAATGCCCACTAATTTATATGGGTACAATGATAATTTTGACTTTGAGAAATCACACGTATTACCCGCACTTATTAGAAAAATGCATCTTGCAAAACTCTTGTCAGAAGGTAAAAACGATGAGGTGTGTAAAGATCTAGAGGTTTCCGCTTTCGCGAAAGCGCAACCTATTCTAAAAAAGTTTGGAATCTCTGCCGAAAGTGTAGAGATATGGGGAACAGGTAGTCCTAGACGCGAGTTTTTATGGAGTCAAGATATGGCAGATGCCTGTGTACATATAATGGAGAAAACGAGCTTTGAACAAGTAAGAGGCGACAGTAATGAGGTAAGGAATACCCATATAAATATAGGTACAGGCATAGATATAAGTATAAAAGAGCTTGCTATGCTTATAAAAAGCACCGTAGGTTTTAAAGGTAAACTAGCTTTTGATACCTCAAAGCCAGACGGAACACCTCGTAAACTCACTAACGTAGATAAACTACACGAGCTAGGGTGGAAGCATACCGTAAACCTAGAAGAAGGTGTTGTAAACCTATACAACTGGTACTTAAAAAAGAAATAG
- a CDS encoding O-antigen polymerase: MIGRLILLLAYLGISVVLFATFATDVWVWMSFFMSNLVLFALFWWHLYQEREYSPFISVYIVFNFLFFIIAPILQLRVIGDKNADFLTKLPYTSSGIIYSNVLIILFTLCFFGAYTWFKKTRKTRVIVPNYNRDKRLPLVLFGILGISLLVFIVSMGFVFNEMARAGWMASSIGRTALLIWKKLLFVVPLGGVILSVQYYKQSKKTGINVLAVAVMFVLFMILLLWFKNPLVEKRNALGPIYISIIYLLAPRLLNSNVKTMFFMFFTMVVVFPLSAIITHAKSSLRQIIIQPRILLDEFEGEGIGEVFNTIHYDAFINIVATIDYVKYEGFSYGYQFLSAFLFFIPRKIWEGKPVSTGQLVGEHLIDNYEFTYSNLSNPMVSEGYVNFGIIGVIFLAFALGYTIVYFLTWLHSHILIKKIMAFYFAIHLLFFLRGDFANGFSYYVGTLIGVMGIARLIDYLIKNGLNNQYKWRQKQITKA, encoded by the coding sequence ATGATAGGTAGACTCATCTTACTACTAGCTTATCTAGGGATAAGTGTTGTGCTGTTTGCAACTTTTGCAACAGATGTATGGGTGTGGATGTCATTTTTTATGAGCAACCTTGTACTGTTTGCATTGTTCTGGTGGCATTTATATCAAGAGCGCGAGTACTCACCCTTTATATCTGTATACATTGTTTTTAACTTCTTATTTTTTATCATAGCACCCATATTGCAGTTACGAGTTATAGGAGATAAGAATGCAGATTTCTTAACAAAGCTGCCTTACACATCTTCAGGTATTATTTATAGTAATGTATTAATAATACTTTTTACGCTCTGTTTTTTTGGAGCTTATACGTGGTTTAAAAAAACTAGAAAAACCAGAGTTATAGTCCCAAATTATAATAGAGATAAAAGATTACCTCTTGTGCTTTTTGGGATATTGGGTATTTCCTTACTCGTATTTATTGTAAGTATGGGGTTTGTTTTTAACGAGATGGCTCGTGCTGGATGGATGGCCTCATCCATAGGCCGCACTGCTTTACTTATATGGAAAAAGCTTCTTTTTGTAGTACCGCTAGGGGGTGTTATTTTATCTGTACAGTATTATAAACAGTCTAAAAAGACAGGTATAAATGTGCTTGCTGTGGCTGTTATGTTTGTTTTATTTATGATACTGCTATTATGGTTTAAAAATCCGCTAGTAGAAAAGAGAAACGCCTTAGGCCCCATTTACATTTCTATAATTTACCTCCTCGCACCTAGATTGCTTAATAGTAATGTGAAGACAATGTTTTTTATGTTTTTTACAATGGTTGTTGTGTTTCCACTTTCGGCTATTATTACGCACGCAAAGTCTTCTTTGAGACAGATTATTATACAGCCGCGTATACTTCTAGATGAGTTTGAAGGTGAGGGAATAGGTGAGGTTTTTAATACAATACATTATGATGCCTTTATAAATATAGTTGCTACGATAGATTATGTAAAGTACGAGGGCTTCTCATATGGATACCAGTTTTTAAGCGCATTTTTGTTTTTTATACCCCGTAAAATCTGGGAAGGAAAACCAGTGAGTACGGGGCAGCTTGTAGGTGAGCACTTAATAGACAACTATGAGTTTACGTATAGTAATTTATCTAACCCTATGGTATCTGAGGGATATGTAAATTTTGGGATTATAGGCGTTATATTTCTTGCCTTTGCTCTTGGGTATACAATAGTTTACTTTCTGACTTGGTTACATAGCCATATTCTCATTAAAAAAATTATGGCTTTTTACTTTGCGATACACTTACTGTTTTTCTTAAGAGGAGATTTTGCAAACGGATTTTCGTACTACGTAGGAACTCTTATAGGTGTTATGGGTATTGCTAGATTAATAGATTACCTTATCAAAAATGGATTAAATAATCAATATAAATGGAGGCAAAAACAAATAACAAAAGCTTAG
- a CDS encoding glycosyltransferase: MPSRLTIVQTALPDYRGGFYDELYRLLDTNFSLYGGAHYFEPSVQTDNSILHKKLENKFILGNRFLWQRGVKHLAVEQGIVVLEMNPRILSNWWLLYKRKSKGLKTVLWGHAWPRKGKHSPTDRLRHKMRKLASTIVVYTKKQQEELQEKMPATHILAAPNALMSSAVMNVAAGKQQHLIYIGRLTPEKKPLFLVQAFKACLPDLPPETKLLIVGAGEEQSKIATFIEKHHLENRVVLYGHISDTKELERLYASSLLSVSPGYVGLSITQSFGFGVPMLISRDEPHSPEIEAAIEGDNVVFYETDDVVRFRESVKKIFSNREEWIEKRDAISTYCRERYTVEAMAMVFYKLTQDNDR; the protein is encoded by the coding sequence ATGCCGTCTAGACTTACCATTGTACAGACTGCATTACCAGATTATAGAGGAGGCTTCTATGATGAACTCTACAGATTACTGGACACAAATTTCTCACTATATGGTGGAGCTCATTATTTTGAGCCGTCTGTACAGACAGACAATAGTATTTTACATAAAAAATTAGAAAACAAATTTATACTAGGGAATCGTTTTTTATGGCAACGAGGAGTTAAACATCTAGCAGTAGAGCAAGGTATTGTTGTACTTGAGATGAACCCTCGCATATTGAGCAACTGGTGGTTATTATACAAACGGAAGTCTAAGGGGCTCAAAACCGTGTTGTGGGGTCACGCCTGGCCGCGAAAGGGTAAACATAGTCCTACAGATCGCTTGCGTCATAAAATGCGTAAACTAGCTTCTACCATCGTGGTGTATACTAAAAAACAGCAGGAAGAGCTACAAGAAAAAATGCCCGCAACACACATACTCGCCGCGCCTAACGCACTTATGAGTAGTGCAGTAATGAATGTCGCTGCAGGTAAACAACAACACCTTATTTATATAGGGCGATTAACTCCAGAAAAAAAACCACTCTTTTTAGTCCAAGCATTTAAAGCGTGTTTACCAGATCTCCCACCAGAAACAAAGCTTCTCATAGTAGGCGCTGGAGAAGAACAGTCTAAAATCGCTACATTTATAGAGAAACATCATCTTGAGAATCGTGTGGTTTTATATGGTCATATAAGCGACACAAAGGAGTTAGAACGACTTTATGCTTCAAGCTTGTTAAGTGTTTCGCCGGGTTATGTAGGTCTATCTATTACCCAAAGTTTTGGTTTTGGTGTACCTATGCTTATCTCTCGTGATGAACCGCACTCACCAGAAATAGAGGCAGCAATAGAGGGCGATAATGTGGTGTTTTATGAGACAGATGATGTGGTACGCTTTCGCGAAAGCGTAAAAAAAATATTCTCAAACAGGGAAGAGTGGATTGAAAAAAGAGATGCAATCTCCACCTACTGTCGCGAGCGGTATACGGTAGAGGCAATGGCAATGGTGTTTTATAAACTTACACAAGACAATGATAGGTAG
- a CDS encoding DUF6909 family protein: MSILKKQGRTRAQESSSAIERMYITMRHLFNRGFYKPMGVSGETLREALLILRPEIYGTIAEEKVELDGLLYVIDRLPEGIEECRFINLTSDEGYKNSHFEPIVPAKRRRNCYRIDEEQMNIEITRGRSEIYDILTHITFLFIESHKIMKRVLINDEGAVIRDWEKLEKAVLDNDDLDQKGWEIAMTHTANILGRTFAEVSSIAPEFNTRTNNKRFLQIIYWLGKLAIAEVLKENKRTVTFSPVLRERLGHHIHGEVWANDIKATLKQHGLIHRPLHIISANMHSVMNTLYAPLALKSELRKKSKLDIYEMLSNSGNSALRNKVQKVALQNGMIYLPDESGTNINVQIFDMCKLPVAENDFCKKEMKDEEHPVIIVMDYAFGEQAYETMEELLKPYQDGEEKIYLDVDSISIMGKAGILEGGKGDLMIPSAHLFEGTADNYPFENELSKEDFEDNGLLVFEGAMVSVLGTSLQNRDILKFFHDSTWSVIGLEMEGAHYQKAIQAAAKLRKSIKETVKVRYAYYASDNPLETGSTLASGGLGTTGVKPTYLITEKILDQLFK; the protein is encoded by the coding sequence ATGAGTATATTAAAAAAACAAGGGCGTACAAGAGCACAAGAGAGTAGCAGCGCCATCGAAAGGATGTATATCACAATGCGTCACCTCTTTAATAGAGGGTTCTACAAACCAATGGGTGTTTCTGGAGAAACATTACGTGAAGCACTATTAATCTTAAGACCAGAAATTTACGGTACTATAGCAGAAGAAAAAGTCGAGCTAGACGGACTTCTTTATGTAATAGACAGACTTCCAGAGGGAATAGAGGAGTGTAGATTTATTAATCTTACTAGCGACGAGGGGTATAAAAATAGCCACTTTGAGCCTATTGTACCGGCTAAGCGCCGCCGTAATTGCTATCGTATAGATGAAGAACAGATGAACATCGAGATTACTCGTGGTCGTTCTGAGATATATGATATCCTTACCCACATTACGTTTCTTTTTATAGAATCTCACAAAATAATGAAGCGTGTACTCATCAATGATGAGGGAGCGGTTATACGTGACTGGGAGAAGTTAGAAAAAGCTGTTTTAGATAATGATGATCTTGACCAGAAGGGTTGGGAAATCGCTATGACCCACACAGCAAACATTTTAGGAAGAACCTTTGCAGAGGTAAGTAGTATTGCTCCAGAGTTTAATACAAGAACAAATAACAAACGCTTTTTACAAATCATATACTGGCTAGGTAAACTGGCTATTGCAGAGGTTTTAAAAGAAAACAAGCGTACGGTTACATTTAGCCCAGTGTTGCGTGAGCGACTAGGTCATCACATACACGGTGAGGTATGGGCAAATGATATTAAGGCTACCTTAAAACAACACGGTTTAATACACAGACCGTTACATATTATAAGTGCAAATATGCACTCTGTAATGAATACACTGTATGCCCCACTTGCTCTTAAGTCTGAGCTTCGCAAGAAGTCTAAACTCGACATTTATGAGATGCTTAGTAATAGCGGGAACAGTGCATTACGTAATAAAGTGCAAAAAGTAGCGTTACAAAACGGAATGATATACCTTCCGGATGAAAGCGGAACGAATATTAACGTTCAGATTTTTGATATGTGTAAGCTTCCTGTTGCAGAAAATGATTTCTGTAAGAAGGAGATGAAAGATGAAGAACATCCAGTAATTATTGTGATGGACTATGCCTTTGGAGAGCAAGCTTACGAAACTATGGAGGAGCTACTTAAACCATATCAAGATGGTGAGGAGAAGATATATCTAGACGTAGATTCTATATCTATAATGGGTAAAGCCGGTATTCTTGAAGGAGGCAAGGGAGATCTTATGATACCTAGCGCACACCTTTTTGAAGGAACTGCAGATAATTATCCTTTTGAAAATGAATTGTCTAAAGAAGACTTTGAAGATAACGGACTTCTCGTTTTTGAAGGAGCAATGGTTTCTGTACTAGGTACATCACTACAAAACAGGGATATCCTTAAATTCTTTCACGACAGTACGTGGAGCGTTATTGGACTAGAGATGGAAGGTGCTCATTATCAAAAAGCGATACAAGCCGCAGCAAAGTTGCGTAAGAGTATAAAGGAAACAGTAAAAGTGCGTTATGCATACTATGCTAGTGATAATCCCCTAGAAACAGGTAGTACACTAGCTTCTGGAGGATTAGGTACCACAGGCGTAAAGCCTACATACCTTATCACAGAAAAAATACTGGATCAATTATTCAAGTAA
- a CDS encoding oligosaccharide flippase family protein, with translation MSILKSIKESAAGRKMAGNYVSLLFIQAANILLPLMLLPYLVRTLGVEKYGLVLLAQSFCTILYVFVEFGFNLSATRRISILKDNDSEKSQVFSAVISIKLLLAVAVAVVYAIIILTFPRFRLEWEVYALSYGVVVGQALFPDWFFQGIEKMQFIAILNVLAKIIFTALIFIFVREVGDYSNVPLFTSIGFLIAGTISFIISLKFVKLIKPSKKMMGELMLESKSIFVSNIAARLFNSANVFIVGMIAGDAIAGIYGSFEKIFTAAKGFFSPIMQAVFPWLSVQDEAKRRASIRKMAPAIIILAGIFITIILIFGEDILQLLFDDPAITAYTTAFKILCTATVFAGLNMLILTLYLPAVGAYVKRMNILLIGGVLNVLLACLLVSIWPIYGIVIAVVFTELALALLSWVYFFKQSKPQTYAV, from the coding sequence TTGAGTATACTAAAATCCATAAAAGAGAGTGCTGCAGGCCGTAAGATGGCTGGCAACTACGTTTCGCTACTGTTTATACAGGCGGCAAATATTCTGTTACCTCTTATGTTATTGCCTTACTTAGTACGCACACTAGGTGTAGAAAAATATGGACTTGTATTGCTGGCACAATCTTTTTGCACCATTTTATATGTGTTTGTAGAGTTTGGGTTTAACTTAAGTGCTACCCGCAGGATATCTATTCTCAAAGACAATGACTCAGAAAAATCTCAAGTATTTTCGGCAGTGATATCTATTAAGTTATTGCTGGCTGTTGCAGTAGCGGTTGTGTATGCGATAATCATACTTACGTTTCCTAGGTTTAGGTTAGAGTGGGAGGTATATGCGTTAAGTTATGGTGTAGTAGTAGGGCAGGCATTGTTTCCAGATTGGTTTTTCCAGGGAATTGAGAAAATGCAGTTTATAGCAATACTCAATGTGCTTGCTAAAATCATTTTTACGGCTCTTATCTTCATTTTTGTACGTGAGGTGGGTGATTATAGCAATGTGCCATTATTCACCAGTATAGGCTTTCTTATAGCCGGAACCATAAGCTTTATCATAAGTCTCAAGTTTGTAAAACTCATTAAACCTTCAAAAAAGATGATGGGCGAACTTATGTTAGAGAGTAAAAGCATCTTTGTGTCTAATATAGCTGCACGTCTTTTTAACTCTGCAAATGTGTTTATAGTGGGGATGATTGCTGGAGATGCTATTGCTGGTATATACGGTAGTTTTGAAAAGATTTTTACGGCGGCCAAAGGTTTCTTTTCTCCCATAATGCAAGCTGTATTCCCCTGGCTCTCTGTACAAGATGAGGCAAAGAGAAGAGCGAGTATACGTAAGATGGCGCCGGCTATCATAATACTGGCGGGTATTTTTATAACCATCATACTTATCTTTGGAGAAGATATTTTACAACTGTTATTTGATGATCCCGCCATAACAGCTTATACAACTGCATTTAAGATATTATGTACTGCAACCGTTTTTGCAGGCCTTAATATGCTCATCCTTACCTTATACTTACCTGCTGTAGGCGCCTATGTAAAGCGTATGAATATACTATTAATAGGAGGCGTTTTAAATGTATTGCTCGCCTGTTTACTGGTGTCCATATGGCCTATTTATGGTATTGTGATAGCAGTAGTTTTTACAGAATTAGCGCTAGCGTTATTAAGTTGGGTGTATTTCTTTAAACAGTCTAAACCCCAAACGTATGCCGTCTAG
- the gmd gene encoding GDP-mannose 4,6-dehydratase, which produces MSHKVALITGVTGQDGAYLSEFLLKKGYEVHGIKRRTSLFNTDRIDHLYEDPHIDNQRFFLHYGDLTDSTNLFRIIQEVQPDEIYNLGAMSHVQVSFEMPEYTANVDGLGALRLLEAVRALGLEKKTKIYQASTSELYGKVQEVPQSETTPFYPRSPYAVAKLYAYWSTVNHREAYDMFACNGILFNHESPVRGETFVTRKITRATAKIALGLQDKMYLGNLDAKRDWGHAKDYVRMMWMILQADEPEDWVIATGETTTVRDFIKMAFKYIGVTLEFTGKGVEEKGKVVSSNNPEYPVKEGQVVVEVDPKYFRPTEVELLIGDASKAYNKLGWKPEYKLQGLVDDMMKSDIKLMQKDSYLKEGGYQTMNYFE; this is translated from the coding sequence ATGAGTCATAAAGTAGCATTAATCACAGGTGTCACAGGGCAAGATGGAGCTTATCTCAGTGAGTTTCTCCTTAAAAAAGGGTACGAAGTACACGGTATAAAACGTAGGACATCATTATTTAATACAGATAGAATAGATCACTTGTATGAGGATCCTCATATAGATAACCAACGGTTTTTCTTGCATTACGGTGATCTTACAGATAGCACAAACCTCTTTAGAATTATACAAGAAGTACAGCCAGACGAGATTTATAATCTAGGTGCTATGAGTCACGTTCAGGTTTCTTTTGAGATGCCTGAGTATACGGCAAATGTAGATGGCCTAGGTGCTTTACGACTGCTAGAGGCCGTAAGGGCTTTAGGTTTAGAGAAGAAAACAAAAATCTATCAAGCATCTACCTCAGAGCTGTATGGTAAAGTCCAAGAGGTACCACAAAGTGAGACAACACCTTTTTATCCTCGTAGTCCATATGCAGTAGCAAAGCTTTATGCATACTGGTCTACCGTAAACCATCGAGAGGCTTACGATATGTTTGCTTGCAACGGCATCTTATTTAATCACGAGTCACCGGTGAGGGGAGAGACTTTTGTTACTAGAAAAATCACTAGAGCAACCGCAAAGATTGCCTTAGGTCTTCAAGATAAAATGTATCTAGGTAATCTAGATGCAAAACGTGACTGGGGCCACGCAAAAGATTATGTACGTATGATGTGGATGATCTTACAAGCAGATGAACCAGAAGACTGGGTGATAGCTACAGGAGAGACAACAACTGTGAGAGACTTCATAAAAATGGCTTTTAAATATATAGGCGTCACCTTAGAGTTTACAGGTAAGGGAGTAGAAGAAAAAGGCAAAGTAGTCTCATCAAATAACCCTGAGTACCCGGTAAAAGAAGGTCAAGTAGTTGTTGAGGTAGATCCAAAATATTTTAGACCTACAGAAGTAGAGCTCTTAATAGGAGATGCGTCAAAAGCATATAATAAGTTAGGTTGGAAACCAGAGTACAAACTACAAGGACTTGTAGATGATATGATGAAGAGCGACATCAAGCTAATGCAGAAGGACAGCTATCTTAAAGAAGGAGGGTATCAAACAATGAACTATTTTGAGTAG
- a CDS encoding O-antigen ligase family protein produces MEAKTNNKSLVYLEGALFLLFASILLPTNVKSIAVGLFCAVSVYHFFKSKNTFNTRFFLVNAAVYFLIVITLIYSDNIAYGVRKLTSFLSLLLFPLCFALFSRNDMRYLYSRLDKMLGVYLVTVVLFNVIPFLWFYITHYSISDMLIHFPTVMRVDVGKYGIHPIYLSMHCSVAILFSMFILRSLKSKWKIVGVLLLDAILILFLLLYAKKGPILALMIVSTLFILFQRKRAIVRPYIFAILGLVVLMIAIPRTRNKFLELQKIEVIGEGGPTSTNIRYTIYGVAKELIYESPILGYGIGDYRDVLNKKYETTGNSVLKEGRYNTHNQFLSLLTIGGVILLLAFLGTLAINLVFATRFNNELFILVLLFYGIVMLTTNILEREAGVIYFALFFNFLSARTLFVNPSDAS; encoded by the coding sequence ATGGAGGCAAAAACAAATAACAAAAGCTTAGTGTATCTAGAAGGAGCTTTGTTTCTTCTATTTGCATCAATACTACTACCTACAAATGTAAAATCTATTGCTGTGGGGTTGTTTTGTGCTGTCTCAGTTTATCATTTTTTCAAAAGTAAAAACACATTTAACACACGCTTTTTTCTAGTAAATGCTGCGGTTTATTTTCTAATAGTGATAACACTCATTTACAGTGATAACATCGCTTATGGAGTAAGAAAACTTACCTCTTTTTTGTCATTACTGTTATTTCCGCTCTGTTTTGCCTTGTTTTCAAGAAACGATATGAGATACCTCTATTCTCGGTTAGATAAAATGCTAGGAGTTTATCTTGTGACCGTTGTTCTTTTTAATGTGATTCCGTTTTTATGGTTTTACATTACACATTATAGTATTAGTGATATGCTCATTCATTTTCCTACTGTGATGCGTGTTGATGTGGGTAAATATGGTATCCACCCTATTTATCTATCAATGCATTGTAGTGTGGCAATTTTATTCTCAATGTTCATATTGCGCTCCTTAAAAAGTAAATGGAAAATAGTAGGAGTCTTATTACTTGATGCAATACTCATTTTGTTCTTACTGCTGTATGCAAAGAAGGGGCCTATTTTAGCCCTTATGATTGTCTCCACACTGTTTATACTATTTCAGCGCAAAAGAGCAATTGTACGGCCTTATATTTTTGCAATTCTAGGTCTTGTTGTATTGATGATTGCCATACCACGCACTAGAAATAAGTTTTTAGAACTTCAAAAAATTGAGGTGATTGGTGAGGGAGGACCTACGTCTACAAATATTAGATATACTATTTACGGCGTAGCAAAAGAACTTATTTATGAAAGTCCAATTTTAGGGTATGGTATAGGTGATTATAGGGATGTGCTCAATAAAAAATATGAAACCACAGGTAATAGTGTTTTAAAAGAAGGGAGATATAACACGCATAATCAGTTTTTGAGTTTATTAACCATAGGAGGAGTCATACTATTATTAGCTTTCTTAGGCACACTAGCTATAAATCTTGTCTTTGCAACACGGTTTAATAATGAACTTTTTATACTCGTTCTATTATTTTATGGCATTGTTATGTTAACCACAAATATTTTAGAGCGTGAGGCCGGAGTTATTTATTTTGCATTATTCTTTAACTTCCTTTCTGCCAGAACACTTTTTGTAAACCCCTCAGATGCCTCATAA